Within Mycobacteriales bacterium, the genomic segment GCTCGCACGTCGTTCGCCGTCACCGGAGCCGTGGCCGGAAACGGAGCCGTCAGCTTCGCACTGACCAGCACGCTGCAGAAGGCAGTGGCCTTCTCAAGCCGCGAGGCAGGTGGGGCTGGAGGGCCGCAGCTCGTCGTTGAAAGCACCGCCACGCCGCCGGACACGACCGCGCCTAGTCCGCCCAGCGGACTGACCGCAACCGCCGGCGACACGAAGGTCTCGCTCGGCTGGGGCGCTGCGACCGACAACGTGGGCGTGACCGGGTACCGCGTCTACCGCCGCAACCCGGACGGAACCTGGCCGACCGCAGGGACCGGCTCGACCGCTGCCTCGACCCGCACGTTCACCGACACCGGTCTGGCCAATGGGACGGCATACACCTACCGCGTGACGGCAGTCGACGCGGCCGGCAATCAGTCAGCGCCGTCGACGACCGCTTCGGCGACGCCTCAGGCGCCGACGCCGCCGCCTCAGCAGGGGCCGTGCGGAACTGCGCCGGTGCGGCCCGCTGCGTGGCAGCACGTCGTCTGGATCGTGATGGAGAACCATTCCTACAGCCAGGTGATCGGCAGCTCCTCCGCTCCCTACGAGAACGCACTGGCCGGCCAATGCGGCCTGGCGACCAACTACTTCGCAATCACACACCCGAGCCTGCCGAACTACGTCGCCATGACCTCAGGCAACCCCCAGGGGATTACCGACGACAACCCGCCGAGCTCGCATCCGCTTGGCGTGGCGAGCATCTTCTCGCAGCTCGGCACCGGCGGCTGGCGGTCACTGCAGGAATCGATGCCGTCGAACTGCCTGCTGACGAACTCCGGGCAATACGCCGTGAAGCACAATCCGGCCGCGTACTACACGAACATCCGCACCGATTGTCAGAACTACGACGTGCCGTTGGGGGCAACGCCAGACATCTCAGCGCGTTTCACGTTCGTTACGCCGAACCTGTGCAACGACACGCACGACTGCTCGGTCACGACCGGAGACGACTGGCTCAAGGCGTTCATCCCGAAGCTCACGAGCAGTCCCCAGTACCAATCGGGCACCACGGCGATCTTCCTCACGTGGGACGAGGACGACTCCGCGAGCGGCAACCAGGTCGCGACGATCGTGATCGCTCCGTCCACGATTACAGGGACCAAGAGCGCAGTTCGGTTCAGCCACTACTCGTTGCTCCGCACAACGGAGGAGATGCTTGGTCTGACGACGTACCTCGGCGGCGCCGCCAGCGCGGCGAGCATGCGGAGCGCGTTCAACCTGTAGAGGCACGGGTCCGACGTACCTGCTTACCTGTCTTCCGTGACGCGGTGAGTGGCGTGTCTGGCGCGCGCTCAGGTCTGCAGCCGTAGTCGAAACCGCTGAACCTGGAGGTAGTTCAGTGCCCGCACGCATGCGCACGTGCTCAGTTCCTGCTGCACGTCTTGGCTCCGTCTTTTTGCCGGCCCTAGTGGTCGTCGCCGTGTTCGTTGTCACGTCCACGGCCGACGCTGCCTCGGTCGTCCTGTCGCCGGCCGCGGGCCCTGCGGGCTCAACGGTGACGCTGACTGGCAGCGGCTTTCCCGCGCGTGCGAAGGTGCGTGTCCGGGCGGCTGGCAGGCGCGTCGCGACAGCCCGTAGCAATCGGCGCGGCGCTTTTGCCGTGACGGTGACGACGCCACGGGGGCGGGGCCCGATCCGACTGACGTCACGCGCGCGCTCGCGCCGCGTCGCCAGCATCTTCCGCGTCACGACAGCCAGCGCTCCGCTGTCGAGAGAACTTGCAAACGGCCACGGCGGGCGGCTGCGGTGGACGCCGGCCGACCCTCTCGCCGGCTCGGTTGTCGCTGTGACCGGCCGGGGGCTGCCGAGCTCTGCGCCCGTACTGATCTCGCTCTCGAAGTTCTCGCAGCCGGCGCTTGCACGCCGGACCGGGCGCGGCGGCGCTCTCGACACCAGCGTCCCGATCCCGGCAGCGGCCAACGGCCCGCTGGTCGTCCGGGTCCACATTCGCGGGCGGACGATGCGGCTGCCCGTGACCGTGCGTTCGAACGCCAACGCCGCGCCACCGAGCCCGAACGGTCAGACGCCTCCGTCCGGCCAGACGCAACCACCCGCGCCGGCCGGCCCGTGCGGGATCTCCTCCGCGCCTCCAGTGGCATGGCAGCACATCGTCTGGATCGTGATGGAGAACCACTCGTACAGCCAGGTGATCGGCAGCCCCTCCGCTCCCTACGAGAACGCGCTGGCGGGGCAGTGCGGCCTTGCGACCAACGACTACGCGATCACGCACCCGAGCCTGCCCAACTACGTCGCGATGACTTCCGGGGATCCGCAGGGCGTCACCGACGATTCCGGTCCCAGCTCGCACCCGTTGAACGTGCCGAGCATCTTTTCCCAGCTCGGCACCGGTGGCTGGCGAGCGCTGCAAGAGTCCATGCCATCGAACTGTTACCTGAGCGGCTCGGGCCAATACGCCGTGCGCCATAACCCTGCCGCCTACTACACCAACATCCGTACCGACTGCGCCACCTATGACGTGCCGCTCGGGCCGACCCCGGACATCTCGGCCCGTTACACGTTCGTCACGCCGAACCTGTGCAACGACACGCACGACTGCTCCGTCGCCAGCGGCGACACCTGGCTGCAGACGTTCATTCCGAAGCTCACGAGCACTCCCGAGTATCGAGCCGGCTCGACGGCGATCTTCCTGACCTGGGACGAGGACGACATGACGAATGTCAACCAAATTGCCACGTTCGTCATCAGTCCGTCGACTGTGCCAGGGACCAAGAGCGCAACGAAGTTCACCCACTACTCGCTACTGCGCACGACGGAGGAGATGCTCGGCCTGAGCACCCTGGGCGGTGCGGCCGGTGCGACGAGCATGCGCAGCGCGTTCAACCTCTAGCTGTCGTCGAGACTCGCCCCGAAAGGGGACAAAAGCTCAGACAGAGGTAAGGAGATGTGAACGCGCTCCGTAGTTGCTCCCAGGGGGGCTGACGACCGCTAGCAGACCCCGTCGGTCCCCCCGCTAAATCCACCCGAGCTCCCGTTTCGTGCCGCCAGCACCCGACGCGATAGCGCACCCAACCGTGTCGATGCGAGACAAAGCCCAGGCCGACGGCATGCTCGGGACACGGCTGAGCGACGAGCTGCGTTCGAGGGGGACGCAGCTCGTCGCGAGCCCCTACCGCGTGACGGCGCGCTTCACCTCCATCACGCCGAACAAGTGCCACGACATGCACGACTGCCCGGTCTCGAGCGGCGACGATTGGCTCAAGGCCTTCATCCCGAAGCCCACGATCAGCCCGGTGCTTGGCCTCCCATTCATCGGCGGCGTTGCCACCGCGCCGACCATGCGCAGCGACTTCGACCTGGGCTGATCCTCCTCCGCTGCGAGGTAAGTAGGCGGACACGGCTCCCGTACTTGGCAGAAGGGGACGGTGGCGGAGTGCGGGGCGCGCCCCGACCACCGGCCCCCACCAATCTGCATCCCACGGCGAAAAGAGCACATGTCGCAGCTATCGGACCGGATTCCGCGCGCGTTCTGCCTAGGCGC encodes:
- a CDS encoding alkaline phosphatase family protein, producing MLRRAVSAAVVLAIGAAAPAEAATATFSPSADSYVDASRPSTNFGTQLELRTDGSPVMRSYLRFDVQGISGPVTKATLSLVASNSFRGAVTSRAVSGTSWSETGITNANAPATGAALSSVSSIAKGARTSFAVTGAVAGNGAVSFALTSTLQKAVAFSSREAGGAGGPQLVVESTATPPDTTAPSPPSGLTATAGDTKVSLGWGAATDNVGVTGYRVYRRNPDGTWPTAGTGSTAASTRTFTDTGLANGTAYTYRVTAVDAAGNQSAPSTTASATPQAPTPPPQQGPCGTAPVRPAAWQHVVWIVMENHSYSQVIGSSSAPYENALAGQCGLATNYFAITHPSLPNYVAMTSGNPQGITDDNPPSSHPLGVASIFSQLGTGGWRSLQESMPSNCLLTNSGQYAVKHNPAAYYTNIRTDCQNYDVPLGATPDISARFTFVTPNLCNDTHDCSVTTGDDWLKAFIPKLTSSPQYQSGTTAIFLTWDEDDSASGNQVATIVIAPSTITGTKSAVRFSHYSLLRTTEEMLGLTTYLGGAASAASMRSAFNL
- a CDS encoding alkaline phosphatase family protein, with product MVVAVFVVTSTADAASVVLSPAAGPAGSTVTLTGSGFPARAKVRVRAAGRRVATARSNRRGAFAVTVTTPRGRGPIRLTSRARSRRVASIFRVTTASAPLSRELANGHGGRLRWTPADPLAGSVVAVTGRGLPSSAPVLISLSKFSQPALARRTGRGGALDTSVPIPAAANGPLVVRVHIRGRTMRLPVTVRSNANAAPPSPNGQTPPSGQTQPPAPAGPCGISSAPPVAWQHIVWIVMENHSYSQVIGSPSAPYENALAGQCGLATNDYAITHPSLPNYVAMTSGDPQGVTDDSGPSSHPLNVPSIFSQLGTGGWRALQESMPSNCYLSGSGQYAVRHNPAAYYTNIRTDCATYDVPLGPTPDISARYTFVTPNLCNDTHDCSVASGDTWLQTFIPKLTSTPEYRAGSTAIFLTWDEDDMTNVNQIATFVISPSTVPGTKSATKFTHYSLLRTTEEMLGLSTLGGAAGATSMRSAFNL